The nucleotide window AGCCCACGGCGATGTTGTCGGCATAATGGGCGATGAAGCGCTTGGTCATCGCTTCCACCTCCGCATCGGGCAGGGCCACGCCCTCGCTCTTCAGGGCGCGGACGATGAGCAGGCGCGCGCCGCCGCCGATCATGTTGCGGGCCTCGTCGCGGTTCACCGGCGGGATGTTGTGCGGGGCAAGGACCAGGTCGAGGGCGTCCAGCAGGTCGGGCGCGGTATCAACCAGGGTGCCGTCGAGATCGAAGGCGACGACGGGACGGGTGGAAGCGGGTGGGGCAGTCATGTTCGGGCCTTTTCATCGGGGACAGACGGGGATGGGGGGCGCCGACCCCACCACCTGCCTTAAATCCTGCCGCTTTTTCGCGCGAGCGTCCGCGTCGATCACACGGCTGCGGCGGCATGGCGCAGCCTCGGGCGCAGGACCCGCCGGGATCGGACGTGAACTTGGCGGGCCCGGAACACCAGGGAGACTTGAATGCAGGGGATTGTTCTTTCCGTGGCGCGATCGCGGACCCGCCTGCGGAATCTGATGCCGGGGGGGCGCAGTACGCTGGCGGCGCTGGCCTTCGCGGGCCTTGGTACCGTCGCCGGCGCCGACGGCGCGCTGGCCCAGCCGGCTGCGCCCGCCCAGGGGGCTTACGAGTTCGCCGCCCCGCCCTCGGCCCAGGCAAACCGCGTCTATGGCCTCAACCGCCAGACCGGTGAGATGAACGTGTGCCAGTTCGAGCGGCCCGAGGGCAGCGCCGTGGGCATCACCCATTGCTTCGCGCAAGGGGAGGGGGCCGGCCCCCAGAAGGCCGGCAGCTACGCCCTCGCCCCCACCCATTACGAGGGCGAGACCGGCATCTTCCGGGTCAACCGCGACACCGGGGAGATGAGCATCTGCTACGTACGCGAAACCGCCCGGCCCCAGGGCGGAGCCGATTCCAGCCTGGTCTGTACCCCGGCGGCGCGTTGAGGCTTGGGGCCCATCGAGCCGTCGCGCCGCTTGTCGGCGGGCCGGATCGGGGCTAGAGCCGGAACGCGGCGGGGCGACCCGTCCCGCAGCAACGAAACGCCAATGCCCCACGCCGCGCCGGTTGGCCGCGCGAGGGGCACCGGAACGGAAACTCCCATGGTGCACGCCGAAGATCCGAAGCGCCGCGCGGCCGCTCACGCCCTCACCTACGTGACCGACGGCATGCGCCTCGGCCTCGGCACCGGCTCCACCGCCCGCCATTTCGTGGAGCTGTTGGCCGAGAAGGTCCATGCCGGCCTCAACATTCTCGGCGTGCCCACCTCAGAGCAGACTTTGTCGCAGGCGGTCTCCCTCGGCGTTCCGATCGCGACGCTCGACGAGGCCGGTCCGCTCGACCTGTGCATCGACGGGGCGGACGAGGTCGGCCCCGGCCTTGCCCTGATCAAGGGCGGCGGCGGAGCGCTACTGCGGGAGAAGATCGTCGCCAGCGCCGCGCGCGAGATGGTGGTGATCGCCGACTCGAGCAAGAAGGTGGCGATGCTCGGCCGCTTCCCGCTGCCCATCGAGGTGGTGGATTTCGGCGTCGCCTCCATCGAGCGCCATGTGGCCGATGCGGTGCGCAAGGCCGGCTGCGAAGGCCCGGTGAAGCTGCGCCGCGACGGCGATGGTCATCCTTTCGTCACCGATCAGGGCCACCTCATCCTCGACGTCCATCTCGGCCGCATCCCGGACCCGGCCGCGCTCGCCCGCGCGGTGGAGGAAGTCGCCGGCGTGGTCGAGCACGGGCTGTTCCTCGGCCTCGCCCGCCGGGTCGTGCTCGCGGGCGCGGACGGCATCACCGTGCTGGAGCCCGGCAGCTTCTGATTCCTCTTCCCGGAGAGAGACCCATGTTCATGTCCCATAGCGGCCGCTTCGGCGTGCGGCTCCTTCTCGCCGCCGCCTTTGCGGTGCCGGCCCTTCCGGTTCCCTTCGCCCTGGCCCAGCAGGCGCAGCCCGCCCAGCCGGCGGCGAAGGTGAGCGCACCCCATCTCCAGCTCGCCCGCGATCTGGTGGCGGTGAACGGCGAGGCCCGCGCCTTCGAGGGGATCATCCCCAACATCGTCGATGGCGCGGCGCTGTCGTTCCTCCAGACCAATCCCGATCTTGCCAAGCAGCTGCGCGAGGTCGCCATCATCGTGCGGCCGGAGTTCGAGGCGCGGCAGAGCGAGATCATCGACATTCTCGCCAGCTCCTACGCCCGCCACTTCACGGAAACCGAGCTGAAGGAGGCCATCACCTTCTATCGCTCGCCCACCGGCGCCAAGCTGGTGCAGGACCGTCCGGTCATCGTCCAGGAGGCGGTGCAGGGCATCCAGGCGTGGGGTGCGCAGGTGAACGCCCAGGCGGTGGAGCGGGTGCGCGCGGAAATGCGCAAGCGCGGCGTCGACCTGTAGGTCGCACGGGCTGGCTCGGGCTCAGGAAAAGGCTCCCGGCGCCGGCCGGGAGCCTTTTCGTTTTGGGGGGCCTCAGATCGCGTCGGTGCGGGCGTCGCGCGAGCCCTGCGGCGCGTCGGCCAGCGCCGCGAACAGGTTCTTGCGGTCGAGGTTGGGGTTGGAGTGAGGGTCCACCAGCGTGGTGGCGTGCCACAGCGCGTCGAAGCGCGCGTGCTGGGCCTTCAGCCGTTCGCGGTGGAGCTTGTTGCGGGCCTTCCCCCGCGAGGCCGATTCGTGGTGGATGAGCAGCGCGTACGGCGTGGTCACCACCTCATAGCCGGCGCGGCGGGCGCGCAGGCACAGGTCGATGTCGTTGCAATCCTCCTGGAACCGCTCCGCATCCAGCGGGCCGATGGCGTCCCACACGTCCCTGCGGATGAGCTGGCAGGCGCCGGTGACCGCCGACACGTCCTGCCGCGCCAGCAGCCGGCCCTCGGGGCCGGGCGTGTCCGGCAGGGCATGGGCGAACCAGTGGGAGGCATAGCCGAACAGGCCGACCATCACCCCCGCATGCTGGATGGTACGATCGGGATAGAGCAGCTTGGCCCCCACGATGCCGACGCCCGGCCGTAAGGCGAGCGCCACCATCTCGCCGAGCCAGCCCGCCTCGATCACCTCGATGTCGTTGTTGAGGAACAGGATCAGGTCGCCGGTAGCGGCCGCGACCCCGTTGTTGCAGATGCGCGGATAATTGAAGTCGCCATCGTCGCGCACGATGGTCGTGTCGGGCCATGTGGCCTTCATCTCCGCGAACAGGGCGAAGGTCTCCGGCTCCACCGAGCCGTTGTCCACGATGATGATCTCGAAATTGCGATAGGCCGTCTTCCCGATCAGCGAATCGAGCGCCATGCCCAGAAGGCCGGCGCGGTCGCGGGTGGGGATGACGATGGACACCTTGGGCGGCACCGCCGGCAGGGGGAAATCCGGCCGCAGGAAATGGGTCCCGGCCTCCGGCACCACGCTGACCGGCACGTTGAGCACGCCTTCGAGCGCCTGCGCGGCCAGCCGGGCGGTTTCAGGCGCGACGAAGCCCGGCGCCTTCTCCGGGCCGGAATAGGCGATGCGCGGCAGGTGCCGCACCGTACCGGCGCTGACCTCGGCCACCGTGCGCACGATGAGGTGATAGGGGGCGGCGGCGCCGAAGCCGGGATCGATCCCCAGTGCCCGGGTCCGCCCCGCCCGCAGCACGGTGAGCGCGCCCATATAGGGCGAGGCTTCCAGCAGGTGGCGATTGAAGGCCGGCTTGAACACGCCCGCCAGCGGCGTGCCGGACGCGTCGCAGCGCTCCTCGTCGGTATAGAGCAACTGGCAGTCGGGATGGGCCGCAAACGCTGCGCGGATGAGGGCCACGGCGTCCCGCGTGGGGCGGCCGTCGAGGTCCAGCAGGCAGATGAGGCCGTCGTCTGGCGCAGCGCTGGCGGCGAGGGCGGCCTTGAGCAAGCTGGCGTCGTCCGTCCCCTGCGCGGGCACGATGCGGCCGGTATCGCCCACCGCCTCCGCCAGCTTGTCGCCGTCGCGGGCCAGGCGGTCCGCGCTTGCGGCGACGATCCAGCTGAACGCCCGGTCGGTCTGCGCCGTCAGGGCCTGCGCGCAGGCGGCGATCTCCTTGAGCGTGCGCCCGTCCCCGGCCCCCGACAGGAACACGAGGGCCGGCGCCGCCCCTTCTGCCGGAACCTCGGTGAAGTCCTCCACGAAGGCGTCGCGGAAGCGCTGGTACTGCGCCCGCTTCAGGGACAGGCGGGCCTGCGCGGTCTGGCTGAGGGCGATGAGACTTAGGCCCAGATGGCGCGCCGCGCCCTCCGCCTGACGCCAGCGGCTCTGAAGGCCCTTCAGCCCGCCTTCGGGGGTGGAGAAGGACCCGTTCCGGAAAGCATGGAGCTTCAGCAGCAGCCGCCCGGCAGGAAACTGCCCGCGCACGGGATAGTAGCCGAGCCCCACCGCGCCTTCCGATACGCCCGCTCCGGTGACGACGATCCGCGCCGTACCGGCCGGCAGATCCGACGCCACCGGCGTGTCCGCCTCCGCCGGGAAGCTGGCGAGGGGCGTCCCGCGCCCGTCCTCCATGCGCACCACCAGCGGGCCAGGGACGCCCGTGGCGACCAGCACCGCCACCGCCCCGCCGGCACCCGGCAGACGCAGCAGGAGGGGCGGGAGAAAGGCCGCGGTGCCCGGTGCCGAGGTCGTGGCGCGCAGGGGCCGGGGCGGGATCACGTCGTTCAGCATGGGATGTGGTCCCGCCCCTTCGCGGCTTGTTCCGGCTCAGGCCGCCGGGCGATCCGTCCGGCCTGGGCCCCGGCGCATGGGGCACGACCGTGGCTTTCCCTTGACGGATGGGAGCGCCGGCCGTTTTGTGGCGGCCGTTGCGCGGCGCGAAGGACGGTTTGGAATGTCACGGCGAGAAGTCGACCTGTTTGTCATCGGCGCGGGCTCGGGCGGGGTGCGCGCGGCGCGCATCGCGGCCCAGCACGGCGCCCGGGTGATGATGGCGGAGGAATACCGCGTCGGCGGCACCTGTGTCATCCGTGGCTGCGTGCCCAAGAAGCTGTTCGTTTATGCCGGCCGTTTCGCCCACGATATCGAGGATATGGCTGGCTTCGGCTGGCGGGTGACCGAGCCGGAGTTCGACTGGCTGACCCTCGTCGCCAACAAGGACAAGGAGATCGCCCGCCTCGAGGCCATCTACCGCCGCAATGCGGAGAATGCCGGGGTGGAGGTGGTGGCCTCCCGCGCCGTGGTGGTGGGCCCCAACTCGGTCCGTCTCCTCGCCACCGGGGAGGAGATCGGGGCCCGCTACATCCTTCTCGCCACCGGCGCCCGGCCGGCGCTGGGCCCGGCCATTCCGGGCTGTGAGCTCGCCATCACCTCCAACGAGGCGTTCAACCTCACCCATTTCCCCAACCGCATCCTGGTGCAGGGCGCCGGCTATATCGCGGTGGAATTCGCCGGCCTGTTCCGCGCGCTGGGGGCCGATGTCACCCTGGTCTATCGCGCCGACAAGGTGCTGCGCGGCTTCGACGGGGAGATCCGCGACCATCTGGAAGCCGAGATGACCCGCGCCGGCATCCACCTCAAGCCGGGACGAACCCTGACCTCCATCGAGGTGATCAACGGCGGCAAGCGGGTCACCCTGTCGGATGGCTCGGTGGTCGAGGTGGACGACGTGATGCTCGCCCTCGGCCGCATTCCCAACACGGCCCATCTGGGCCTCGACACGGTCGGGGTGAAGCTCGACGAAGTGGGCGCCGTGGTGGTGGATGAGACGGGCGCGACCAACGTGCCGTCCATCTATGCGGTGGGCGACGTGACCAACCGCATCAACCTGACCCCGGTCGCCATCCGCGAGGGCCATGCCTTCGCCGACACGGTGTTCGGCAACAAGCCCTGGACCGTGGACCACTCCCTGGTGGCCACCGCGGTCTTCTCCGAGCCGGAGATCGGCACCGTGGGCCTCTCGGAAGAGGCGGCTCGCGCCCTCGGCCGGCCCATCGACATCTACAGCACCTCGTTCCGCCCGCTGAAGGCGACGCTCTCGGGCCGCGAGACCCGCACCTTCATGAAGCTGGTGGTGGACAAGGAGAGCGACGTGGTGCTCGGCTGCCACATCATGGGCGATGCGGCGTCCGAGATGATCCAGCTCGCCGGCGTGGCGCTGGGGCTGAAGGCGAAGAAGGCGGATTTCGACCGCACCGTCGCCGTGCACCCCACCTCCGCCGAGGAACTGGTGACCCTGCGCACGCCCACGCGCAGCGTCTGACCGGGGGGCGGGGTGTCGCCACCGTTCCGATCCCCTTGGGACCGGAACGGATGTGGTGCGGCGCGCTCAGAGCCGGTTGAAATTCACGCCAATTGGCGCTTGCAGCCCTCACCGGGCTTTACCACCGTCATGGCCGGGTTTGACCCGGCCATCCACGGGGATGGGCAGGGAACTCAGCTCCGAGCGGAGCACAAGCGGCTCGGCGTGGATGCCCGGGTCAAGCCCGGGCATGACGAGGGTTATGGCGGGATGCCCTCTCGAATGTCCAAACGGGCGCTCAGAGCCGGCTGAGCAGCTCGGCCTTCTTGGTGCTGAACTCCTGGTCGCTCAGGATGCCCTTGGCGTGGAGATCGGCCAGCTTCTCGATGGCGGAGATCACCTCGTTCTGGCCCAGTGGCGGCAGGGGATTGCCGAAGGTCTGGGGCTGCGGCGCATAGGTCTGCTGCTGCGGGGGGGGCGGCGGCGGATCGTAGACCGGCGGCGGCGGGGCGTAGGCCTGAGCCGGGGCCTGGGGCGCGCCGCTCACGATGGGCAGGTTGGAGACGAACACCGTGCCGTACTGGCTGGTGAAGGTGAGGGAGCCCGAGCCGCCCTGCTGCTGGGAGAAGCCGCCGATCTGGTGGTCGAGGCTGTCATAGACCGTCACCTGACCGTTTAGGTCGATGGCGAGGCGATGCGATCCCGGGAAATAGGCGTAGCGCACCGAGTTCTGCGCGCCGGTGCTGGCCGGCTGGCCAAGATCGGCCGGCCACCAGTTGAAATTGCCCGAGGCGTCCGGAATGAACAGGCTGGACTGGTTGCCTCCCATCCCCATCCCGCCGCCGCTCGACTGCCACTGCCCGCTCCCGGAATAGCCGCCGCCCTGACTCTGGGACTGGAAGCTTCCGCTCTGGGTGAGGCCGGGCTGGTTGGCGACGAGGTTCGACAATTCGCTGCACAGGCCGTCCACGCGGCCCTTCAGGTAATTGTTGAACATGTCCGAGACCATGGTCATCCCGCCGCGCATCCACTGGCCGGATCCGCCGAACTCGGGATGGCTGAACTGGGCCATCGAACCGTTGCCGGCGATCACCGAGAACAGCATGGAGGTGACGGCATCCGGGCTGAAGCCGGTGCGCTGGGAGATGGCGTTGATGGCCGCCTGGCCTTCGGGCGAAAGTTGAGGCATGAGGCTCCTGTTGTCGTTCGAACTGCGGGCGCAAGATCGCGCAAGCGTGTAGGCGCAAGCATTTCTTCTACCACGGCTTGCGGACAGTTCGCCGACAGAATCCGCCACGGCGGGCGGGGCACCCATGCAGCAGGCACGGAGCGGGGAACCGCTCCGGCGCTATGATTAGCCGCCTATTGATTGTGCCCGAACAGCCGACCCTTCTCGGCCCACAGCACGAACACCAGCGCGATGGCGCCGAGCACCATGTAGCCCAGGCTCAGCGGCAGCACCGTGCCGTCGAAGGCGCGGCCCACGAAATAGCCGAGCACGGACGCCATCAGGGTGGTGAAGCCGCCGATGAAGGAGGAGGCGGTTCCGGCCACCGCGCCCAGCGGCTCCATGGCCATGGAATTGAAGTTCGGCACCGTGAGCGCGAACAGGAACTGCCCCGCCCCGACGAGGCCGCAGAACAGGATCAGCGGCGGCTTGCCGCCATAGGCGAGGCTGGCTGCCACCATCAGGGCCCCCACGGTGATGAAGCCGCAGATGCCGCCATGGGACAGCCGCCGCATGCCGATCCGCCGCACCAGCGCGGCGTTGGTGAAGGAGGCCACCGCCATGATGCCCGCCACCGCGGCGAACGCCACCGGGAACAGGTTGCCCAGCTTGTAGACATCGGTCTGGAACACCTGGGAGGCGGAGCCCACATAGGCCATCAGCGATCCCATCATCAGGCCGATGGCCACCGCATAGCCTGCCGCGCGGCGGGTGGTGAGGGTGAGCACCACGGCCTTGCCGATGGCCCGGAACGAGAAGGGGATGCGATATTCTGGATGCAGCGTCTCCGGCATGCGCAGGCCGAACCAGACCAGCAGCGCCACCGCCAGCGTGAGCATGGCGATGAAGATGAGGTGCCAGGAGCCGAAGGCGAGGATCAGGCTGCCCAGCGCCGGCGCCAGGATGGGCACGGTGAGGAACACCATCATGGCCAGTGACATGATGCGCGCCATCTCGCGCCCCTCGAACCGGTCGCGCACGATGGCGATGGCCAGCACCCGGCCCGAGGCCGCGCCCACGCCCTGGATCACGCGCGCGGCGATCAGCACGTTGAAATCCCGTGTGAACAGGGCAATCAGCGTGCCCACCGCATAGATGGCGAGGCCCGCGAACAGGATCGGCCGGCGGCCCACCACGTCGGAGATGGGGCCGTAGAGGAACTGCGCGGAGCCGATGCCTAGCAGGTAGGCATACACCATCACCTGCACGTCATTGGCGTTGGCGAGGGCGAAGTCCTCCCGGATGGCGCCGAAGGCGGGCAAGAGGTTGTCGATGGAGAAGGCCGTCATGCCGATGAGCAGGGCGATGAGGGCGACGAATTCGAGGAACGGCGGCCGGGTGGGCGCCGTCGCCTTCGCCGGGATGGACGCGTTGCGGGGCGCGGGGGCGCGCTCGGGATGGGACATGGAACGCTCTGGCATTGGACGTGTCCCGCAACAGACACGGCTGTGAGGCGCGGCGCGCGGGGAGGGGCGACCGGCAAGGGGGCGGATGGGCCAAGGACACATAGGCGATGGCGCCGGCAAGGAGAAGGGCCGCCGTCCGATGACACCGAACCGTGTTTGCGGCGCGTCCTTTCGGCGCGGCGCGGGTTCGTGTATAAGCCCGCCTTCCGGCCCCGCGAACACAAGAGGAACGCAAGGGCTGGACCCGGTGTCGGACGAGCCGGCCCGGTTTTTGAGAACATGGAGAGTGAAATGGTGACCCGCCCGCAATCCGCTCCCGTCCCTGGCGCCGAGGCTTCTCGCCGCGCCGAAGGCTGGCGTCCGGATAGCTGGCGATTTTATCCCGGCGTGCAGATGCCCAATTATCCGGACAAGGCAGAACTCGCCGAGGTGGAAGCCAAGCTTGCCTCCTACCCGCCCCTCGTCTTCGCCGGCGAGGCGCGCCGCCTGAAGGCGGAGATCGCCAAGGTCGCCCGCGGCGAAGCCTTCCTTTTGCAGGGCGGCGACTGCGCCGAGAGCTTCGACGAGCATTCGGCCGACAACATCCGCGATTTCTTCCGCGTCTTCCTGCAGATGGCGGTGGTGCTCACGTTCGCCGGCGGCTCGCCGGTGGTGAAGGTGGGCCGCATCGCCGGCCAGTTCGCCAAGCCGAGGTCTTCGGATACCGAGACCGAGAATGGCGTGACCCTGCCCAGCTACCGCGGCGACATCGTCAACGACATCGCCTTCACGGAAGCGGCCCGCGTGCCGGATCCGCGCCGGCAGATCGAGGCGTACCGCCAGTCGGCGGCCACCCTCAACCTGCTGCGCGCCTTCGCCAACGGCGGCTATGCCAACCTTGAGAACGCCCACCAGTGGATGCTGGGCTTCGTGAAGGACAGCCCCCAGTCCTCGCGCTACCAGGAACTCGCGAACCGCATCACCGAGGCGCTCGACTTCATGCGCGCCTGCGGGATCAATCCGCAGAGCCACCCGGAAATGCGGACCACGGACTTCTTCACCAGCCACGAGGCGCTGCTGCTCGGCTACGAGCAGGCGCTGACGCGGGTGGATTCCACCTCCGGCGACTGGTACGCCACCTCCGGCCACCTGTTGTGGATCGGCGACCGCACCCGCCAGCCGGACCATGCGCATGTCGAGTATTTCCGCGGCATCCGCAATCCGATCGGCATCAAGTGCGGCCCCTCCATCACCGGGGACGGCCTCATCCGCCTCTTGGACATGCTGCAGCCCGACAATGAGCCGGGCCGCATCACCCTCATCTGCCGCTTCGGCGCCGACAAGGTGGGCGACTACCTGCCGGGCCTGATCCGCGCGGTGGAGAAGGAGGGGCGCGTGGTGGCGTGGTCGTGCGATCCCATGCACGGCAACACCATCAAGGCGGCGTCGGGCTACAAGACCCGGCCGTTCGAGCGCATCCAGTCGGAGATCCGCTCGTTCTTCGACATCCATGCGGCCGAAGGCACCTTCGCCGGCGGCGTGCACCTGGAGATGACGGGCAAGAACGTCACCGAGTGCACCGGCGGCGCCCGCGCCATCTCGGACGAGGACCTGCGCGATCGCTACCACACCTATTGCGATCCGCGCCTCAACGCCGAGCAGGCCATCGAGACCGCCTTCCTGGTGGCCGAGCTGCTGAAGCGCGAGCGCCTCGCCCGCGGCCGCCCGGAGGTGGTGGCGGCGGAGTGATCCGCTTTACTGCAAGGTAGCGGCCGGCGACGGCCATGACGATCGGCGCCCCCGGGAGGATCTCCCGGGGGCGCTTTTTTGTGGGGTGGCGGGGGAGACCTGGCCGGGCCTCTGCGTTGTTACTGGTTTACTGGCGCTTCGGCTTGTCGATGACGAATTCCGTGGCGCCGCCGTCGGCCTTGCCGTCGAACCAGACCAGCACCCGGTAGTGGTTGTCGTCTTCCGCCAGCACCAGCAGGGTTTCGGCTTTCTCGCTGTTGGAAACGCCGGGCAGGGTGCCGAGCGGGCGGGCCGTATCGCCGTCCTTGCCGCTCCACAGCCACACCTGCGCGTCCGGGATCGGGGCGGGGCCGGGCTTCTCGCAATTGTAGGCAGCCGTCCCGCGGGCATCATTGCTCCGCCCGCTGAGAACGAGCACGCCGTCCTTGACCCGCGCCAGATCGCGGATGCCCACATTGTCGCCCAGGGCCAGCGGGCTTGCCTTCGCAGTGAAGGGCTTCCCGGAGAACAACGCCTCCACCTTTGCGCGGACCACGAAGGCGTTGCCAGCGATGCAAGGCCCGCGCAGGCCGAACAGGGCCTCGTCGTCGAGGATGGCGAGGCCCTCCACCGTCACGCCGTTCTCGTCGAGTTTCTTTGGGGCAAACTGCCCGATGTCCGGCAGGTTAGCGATGGCCGGGCCAAGGGTCGCCGCGGACTCGATCTGCGGCGCCACCGTCTCGGCATCGAATGGGAACGTTGGCCGGCCGGTGGCCGAATCCACCGGAAAGCGCAGCACATGGTAACGCGAGGGCTGAAGCTTGCCCTTGCGCGACAGTCCATGGGAGCCGGTGATGTAGAAATAGCCGGGGGCGCCTGCCGCGCGCGGCGCCACATAGGCGACGCCCTCCGCGTCCAGTTCCTTCATCTTCTTGTCGCCGTCGCGCGATGGCAGCAGGCCGATGACCTCCTTCGGGACGATGGTGGTGCCGTCGATCTCGAAGAACTGGGCGAAGCGCCCCTCGTCATTCACCACCAGGCAGCGGTTGGTGTCGGGCACGCAGGCGGCGCCGCTCAGGGCCTCGTTGGCCCTGTTGTCGTTGCCGTCTTCCTGGCGGAAGGGCGGCGGCTTGACTTGCCATGTCTGCTGCGGCGGGCTGACGATGTCCGCAGAGGCGAACTGGGTCGAGAACAACAACAGCCCGACCGATGCCGCGAAGCGCATGATGGCCTCCCGCATAAATAGAACATAGACATAAACTATACTTTGTCGTGTGGTCGCGCCAGCGTCGGCCCAAAAGAAAGGCCCTCCCGGTGGGGAGGGCCGATCTGCATCGTGAGGGGCCGGCGCGCGGCCCGCGGTAGGTGGTTTAAGAGCGCCCCGTCCTACTTCACCAGCGGGCAGCCGCCGTCCTTGAGCGGGCGGAAGGCATCGTTGGCGGGGATGGTGGCGACCACCTCGTAGAGGTCCCACGGGCCCTTGGAGTCGGCCGGTTTCTTCACCTTGAAGAGGTACATGGGGTGGGTGGCGCGACCGTCGATGCGCACTTCGCCCTTGCCGAACAGCGGGTCGTCGATGGGGGTGGCGCGCATCTGCTCCATCACCTTGGGCGCGTCCTTGGTCTTGGCGTCCTTGATGGCGTTGAGATAGTGCAGCGCGCTGGAATACACGCCGGCCTGCGCGCTAGTCGGCATCTTGCCGCCGAACTTCTCGGCGAAGCGCTTGGAGAAGGCGCGGGTGTCGTCGTTGAGGTCCCAGTAGAAGGCCTCGGTGAGCAGCAGGCCCTGCGCGGCGGTCAGCCCCATCGCCTTCACGTCGGAGGAGAAGATCAGCAGCCCGGCCAGCGACTGGCCGCCCTGGGTGATGCCGAACTCGGAAGCCTGCTTGATGGCGTTGATGAGGTCGCCGCCGGCATTGGCGAGGCCGATCACCTTGGCGCCGGAGGACTGCGCCTGCACCAGGAAGGACGAGAAGTCGGTGGCGGAGAGCGGGTGCTTCACGCTGCCGGCGACCTTGCCGCCCGCGGCCTTCACGGCGGCGGCCGCGTCACGCTCCAGCGCCGCGCCGAAGGCATAGTCGGCGGTGATGAAGAACCAGGGCGAGCCGCCCTGCTTGGTGATCGCCGAACCGGTGCCGTTGGCGAGCGCCCAGGTGTCGTAGGTCCAGTGCACGGTGTTGGGCGAGCACTTGGCGCCGGTGAGGTCGGAGGTGCCGCCGCCGGAGACGAGGAAGATCTTGTTCTTCTCCCGCGTCACGTCATTCACCGCCAGCGCCACCGAGGAGGTGGTGACATCCATGATGGCGTCCACCCCGTCCTGGTCGTACCACTTGCGGGCGATGGAGGAGCCGACATCCGGCTTGTTCTGGTGGTCGGCGCCCACCACCTCCACCTTGAAGCCCTTGTTCTTGGCCATGAAGTCCTGGGCCGCCATCTGCGCGGCCACCACCGAGCCGGGCCCGGAAATGTCGGCATAGACGCCGGACATGTCGTTGAGCACGCCGAGCTTGACGGTGGTGTCCTCGGCCCGCGCGGCGCCGGCCATGAGGCCGCAGAGCGCCGCCGCTACCAGCAGCGGTCGCGGATGGAACAGGGCGCGCGGATCGAGCGATCGACGTGACGTCATTTAGGTCTCTCCCTTGTGATTCTTATATTTTCGCCCGGCCTGCGACAGGCCGGCGGCTGGTTCTTATGGTGTTGACGTAAGCACGGGCCGAGGCCGGGGACAATATGGGCACGGCGTCGTGATCGGCCCGGCTGGAGCCGGTCCGAGGGCAACGCCTCAGGCGTTCACCATGCCGGCCACGTCGGTGAAGGCGCCTTCCACCAGTTCCGCCACCAGCAGGCGGGCCGGGTCCACCGGGCCGGGCAGCGTCACCCGGCCGGGGGGCACGCGCTTGAAGCCGAAGCGGGCGTAATAAGGCTCGTCGCCCACCAGCACCACCAGGCGGTGGCCGCCTTCCTGCGCCGCCTTCAGCGCCACCTCCATCAGCCGGGCGCCGATGCCCACCGACTGGAACGGCGGCTCCACCGTGAGCGGGCCGAGCAGCAGCGCCGGCGTGGTGCCGACGCGCACCCGCGTCAGCCGCACCGAGCCCACCAGCATGTTGCCCA belongs to Xanthobacter autotrophicus Py2 and includes:
- a CDS encoding conserved hypothetical protein (KEGG: pna:Pnap_1062 hypothetical protein) yields the protein MPQLSPEGQAAINAISQRTGFSPDAVTSMLFSVIAGNGSMAQFSHPEFGGSGQWMRGGMTMVSDMFNNYLKGRVDGLCSELSNLVANQPGLTQSGSFQSQSQGGGYSGSGQWQSSGGGMGMGGNQSSLFIPDASGNFNWWPADLGQPASTGAQNSVRYAYFPGSHRLAIDLNGQVTVYDSLDHQIGGFSQQQGGSGSLTFTSQYGTVFVSNLPIVSGAPQAPAQAYAPPPPVYDPPPPPPQQQTYAPQPQTFGNPLPPLGQNEVISAIEKLADLHAKGILSDQEFSTKKAELLSRL
- a CDS encoding drug resistance transporter, Bcr/CflA subfamily (TIGRFAM: drug resistance transporter, Bcr/CflA subfamily~PFAM: major facilitator superfamily MFS_1~KEGG: rru:Rru_A2971 drug resistance transporter Bcr/CflA subfamily), translated to MPERSMSHPERAPAPRNASIPAKATAPTRPPFLEFVALIALLIGMTAFSIDNLLPAFGAIREDFALANANDVQVMVYAYLLGIGSAQFLYGPISDVVGRRPILFAGLAIYAVGTLIALFTRDFNVLIAARVIQGVGAASGRVLAIAIVRDRFEGREMARIMSLAMMVFLTVPILAPALGSLILAFGSWHLIFIAMLTLAVALLVWFGLRMPETLHPEYRIPFSFRAIGKAVVLTLTTRRAAGYAVAIGLMMGSLMAYVGSASQVFQTDVYKLGNLFPVAFAAVAGIMAVASFTNAALVRRIGMRRLSHGGICGFITVGALMVAASLAYGGKPPLILFCGLVGAGQFLFALTVPNFNSMAMEPLGAVAGTASSFIGGFTTLMASVLGYFVGRAFDGTVLPLSLGYMVLGAIALVFVLWAEKGRLFGHNQ
- a CDS encoding phospho-2-dehydro-3-deoxyheptonate aldolase (TIGRFAM: phospho-2-dehydro-3-deoxyheptonate aldolase~PFAM: DAHP synthetase class II~KEGG: bja:blr3778 phospho-2-dehydro-3-deoxyheptonate aldolase) — encoded protein: MVTRPQSAPVPGAEASRRAEGWRPDSWRFYPGVQMPNYPDKAELAEVEAKLASYPPLVFAGEARRLKAEIAKVARGEAFLLQGGDCAESFDEHSADNIRDFFRVFLQMAVVLTFAGGSPVVKVGRIAGQFAKPRSSDTETENGVTLPSYRGDIVNDIAFTEAARVPDPRRQIEAYRQSAATLNLLRAFANGGYANLENAHQWMLGFVKDSPQSSRYQELANRITEALDFMRACGINPQSHPEMRTTDFFTSHEALLLGYEQALTRVDSTSGDWYATSGHLLWIGDRTRQPDHAHVEYFRGIRNPIGIKCGPSITGDGLIRLLDMLQPDNEPGRITLICRFGADKVGDYLPGLIRAVEKEGRVVAWSCDPMHGNTIKAASGYKTRPFERIQSEIRSFFDIHAAEGTFAGGVHLEMTGKNVTECTGGARAISDEDLRDRYHTYCDPRLNAEQAIETAFLVAELLKRERLARGRPEVVAAE
- a CDS encoding conserved hypothetical protein (KEGG: rpd:RPD_1710 hypothetical protein), with the translated sequence MRFAASVGLLLFSTQFASADIVSPPQQTWQVKPPPFRQEDGNDNRANEALSGAACVPDTNRCLVVNDEGRFAQFFEIDGTTIVPKEVIGLLPSRDGDKKMKELDAEGVAYVAPRAAGAPGYFYITGSHGLSRKGKLQPSRYHVLRFPVDSATGRPTFPFDAETVAPQIESAATLGPAIANLPDIGQFAPKKLDENGVTVEGLAILDDEALFGLRGPCIAGNAFVVRAKVEALFSGKPFTAKASPLALGDNVGIRDLARVKDGVLVLSGRSNDARGTAAYNCEKPGPAPIPDAQVWLWSGKDGDTARPLGTLPGVSNSEKAETLLVLAEDDNHYRVLVWFDGKADGGATEFVIDKPKRQ